AAAAGTACAGACCCGCAACGAGTACAGATTGCTTTTGTCCCTTCCGGCATTTCGGGGAGTGTTTGCGTTAATCCGCAATCGTGGCAAGTCGTTGATAGTTGGGTAGTTATGTCCATGTGAGGTGAATAGTATTCCTTACAATTTCGAGGTATTATGCGATGTGGTTAGTTGTGTAAAAGTGATCGCATACTCAATACCGTAGTAGTGTTTTCGTTGGTTTTTCTCAGTAACGCTTACCTGATGCAAGAGGTCACGGCAATACAGAAAATATTCTATAGATATTGGATGATTAAGCATGGGATATGAAAGTTGTTGTGTAGTACAACTCCATGGGAAAGAAATGTGATTTGAATGGTCGGATATTCTAATCACATTTTGATGAGATAAGGCTACCGGTTACGCATAACGAAAGGTAGCTGGAGTTTTACAATCTATTTGGAGCAGAATTTTATTCAAATAATGCGACACAGCAATAAACTAATAGATGACACAAGTATCTTTTAGAATACGTTATGGTAGACTGTGTAAATTAGAATGATCAATGGTTCAAGTTGCTTAAAAAGCTTTTTGAAAAACGTGTTATAGAAATTATGATGCATAGGATGGTTTGACAGCCTGTGTATGTGTAGGTATCGAACAGGTTAGTTCAACACGTAACTAAAGGAGTTTTTGTGTTTACAGGTACGATGGATAATGTATTTCTGGCTGTTGATTAGAAACAAGCCGGTTACATACTGAATCGTCATGCTCTGGTTTATGCGGGGCAACGTAACAGAACATAGCATTATGCTATGCCCGTGCATCTGTTCAGATGTACGTCTTAAGGCTTGCTTTCTCATCAGCAGCCACTCTCCACTACGATAATAATCACATATGTGGAGTCTTTTGTTGTGTCTAACAACGACCGCTAACGACTTCTCATTCCTATTATATGCACAACTCTCGGTTGGCTGCGATTTTACGGCACAGTATTGTTCCTAGTCTGTAGTCATATGCCGTGGCTAAGCGTAAGCTTGAACCGGTGAAACGATTGAATAAGTCGAGGTTGTGTTTCCTTACCGATGAGAAAACAATGAATAAAAAAAGTAGTGTTGAGAACAACATCGATTGTTCCATGTCAAACTTAGTCCTTTTAGGTTGGAATGAATTTTTTCAGGCTTCTTACGACGGGTTAGAAAATCCTTCGGGAAATCCCGTAAGAGTGAGCGGCGTGAGGAAAAATTCGTTTCTTGTCACGAATGGGCAAGAAGAATGGCTCACCACAATATCCGGTAGGTTATTGTATCAAAATCAGGGTCTGTTTCCGGCCGTTGGCGACTGGGTTCTGGTTAATGACCTCGTGATTACTGAAGTACTACCGCGTGAAAAAACGTTATCCCGTGGTGCTTCTGGCGGGCGTGGAAAGCATGCAGATACCGCAAAGCAACAGCAGGTTATTGCGGCTAATCTTGATTCTGTATTCATCGTGTGCGGGCTGGATCGGGATTTTAATTTACGCCGAATAGAAAGGTACATAACCCTTGTTTTTAACTGCGGTTTAACCCCTGTTGTAGTGCTTACAAAGGCTGATACGCACGAAGCACCGGAAAGCTTTATGTACGAGGTAGAAGCCGTGGCTTTCGGTGTATCTGTCCACTTGCTTGGATTTCAAGACGATTCGGGATTGAATGAGATTAAAGCGTACTTTGCTGACAGCTCAAAAACAGCAGCAATGATCGGCTCATCCGGTGCCGGAAAATCTACGTTACTGAACCGTCTTGCAGGAAAAGACCTTCAACGGACCGGTGCGATAAGCACAGCCGTCGTGAAAGGAAAGCACACAACGACAGAACGCGATCTGATCATCTTTCCGGATGGGGGGATGATTATAGATAATCCGGGTATCAGAGAAATTGCATTCTGGGATGCAGGCGACGGCGTATCAATGTCATTCACAGACATTGAAGGATTAGCCGTTAGGTGCAAATTTCAGGATTGTTCCCATACTTCGGAGCCTGGATGTAATGTACTGGCAGCGATTGCAACGGGAGATGTTAAAAAGGAGCGTCTTGTCAGTTACCATAAGATGATGCGTGAATTATCTTACGTGGCTGAAAGGCAACACAAGAGCGCGGATCGGCTGGAAAAAGAGCGCTGGAAGGATATTGCAATTTATGCAAAATCGCTAAAGAAAAATAAATAGCTAGTGAATAGATAAAACAAAACGGCAAGTTAGTGTGAGTGCTAGCTTGCCGTTTTTTTATCCATATTATTTTAGCAACATGAACTGTTGTCTTTCATGTTCCAGTGTTTTGCCAGCCCTGCTTGAGACGTTTCGCGATACCCGCATTTTAGGTCGTGGCCTGTCTCATTCATGGTCTGCACTACTTGATCAAAGCTGATGTGGTGTTCACCGTTCGTAAACAGGGTGTACTCCGCAGCGTTGATGGCTCGGATTGCAGAGACAGCATTGCGTTCGATGCACGGCACCTGAACGTAGCCGCACACAGGATCGCAAGTCATGCCAAGGTGATGCTCAAGCGCCATTTCGGCTGCGTAGTCGATTTGAGGAAGGGTTCCACCAAACAGAAATGCCGTCATAGCTCCTGCCATGGCGCACGCTGTGCCTATTTCCCCCTGACAGCCCACTTCGGCTCCAGATATTGAGGCATTTTCTTTAACCAGATTGCCGATGAGACCACCAACAGCGAGGGCGTGTAAAATTTCTTGTTCGCCAAGGTTGTAATCTTCCTGCAATGACCGCAACACTGCGGGAACAAGTCCAGCTGAACCACATGTGGGGGCTGTGACAACTGTTCCGCCAGAGGCATTTTCTTCGGATACAGCTAAGGCATAGGCAAAAGTGTTGCCAGTGCTGCGCAGGCGTTTTGTCTGGGTACGTGCTTTTTTGAAAAAGGCACTGGCTTTACGAGGGTAGCGCAAGGTTCCAGGAAGTACGCCCGTGCCTTTAAGTCCACGTTCAATGGAATCCTTCATAGTCTGCCATAGTTCTGCAAGGAACGACCATATTTCTGAACCTTCCTGCCTTTCTACATACTGCCAAAGTTCTATATCTTCTTCCCGACAGTACTCTGTAATCGCAGTGAGTGTTGTGTGCGGGTAAAAGGGCTTCGTGCCTCTTGTCGCGGAGTCAGCTTCGGCTATGGTACCACCGCCAACGCTGTACACTTCCCACGAAGCTTCCAGATTATCTTCTTTATTTAAGGCTTCGAATACCATCCCGTTGGTGTGAAATGGTCTGACTTCATTTGGTTTCCAGATAATTTCGGTGCGTTTTGCCCCTAAGGTATTCTCGATTATCCAGTCAGTTAGGTGGCCTTTGCCCGTTGCAGCCAGACTGCCAAGCAGAGTTACTCTGTACCGAGTGGCAGCAGGTGTGCGTTCCATAAATTGCTTGGCAGCTTTTTGTGGACCCATGGTGTGGCTGCTGGATGGACCGTTACCCACTTTGTAAAGTTCTTGAAGGGAATCCATGTTATCTCCGTATAATAAAAGAGGCTGTCCGGCTCCGAGTGACCGTAAGCCGAACAGCCTCTAGTGCTGTGTGTGAGGGATGCGTTCTATATCGCTCACTAGCTCGGGGTTATACCTGCTGCATGACCTCTTCAAAGATCTCTGCAAAGAAGGTTGCTCCCACGAGGATGATATCATCATTGAAATCATATTTACTGTTGTGGATAACGGCTGAGTCCTTACCGTTACCAATCCATGCAAAGCACCCTTTGGTTTTTTGCATATAAAAGGCGTAGTCCTCGCTCCCCATCGCTGGCAGTTCATTGGTGAGCACGTTTTCCTCACCAACTATTCTGGCTGCAGCCTTTATGGCAGGCTCTGGCGTGGAGTTTATCAGCACAGGATGCTTACGGTTGTAAGTGAACTCGGCTTCCACTCCGTATGTTGTGGCGATGCCTTTTGCCAGCTGCCCCAGCGACTCTTCAATTGTGTCCTGAACATCATCAGCAGTGGTGCGTACGTTACCCCGAACGATAACTTCATCCGGAATAATGTTGTAGGCACTGCCGCCATGCACTTGCGTGATGCTGATAACGGCTTTGTCATGAGCCGATATCTTGCGTGGGATGATGGTCTGCGCACCTTTTATAAAGTCAGCTACAGCAGCGAACGGCTCAACACAGAGATGCGGCACAGAAGCGTGCCCACTCTTGCCGCGGATGACCAGATCGAATCGATCCTCGGAAGCCATGCATGCTCCGTGATGGATTACAATCTGATTCTCTGCGTAGCCCGGCCAGTTGTGCAGCCCGAACATAGAGTCGATGTCGTATTTCTCGAATAAGCCGTCTTCAATAACTTTCAGCGCGCCACCGAATCCTTCTTCACCGGACTGGAAAAGAAGAAGCACAGTACCCTTGAAGTTGCGATGGTCTGCCAGATAACGGGCGAATGCCAGCATGGTAGTGGTGTGACCGTCGTGGCCGCATGCATGCATGCGGCCAACAACTTTGGATTCGTAAGGTAGTCCTGTTTCTTCAGTGGTCTCAAGAGCGTCCATGTCAGCGCGGAAGGCAATAGTTTTGCCTGCTTCGCTTCCATCGACCTTCGCTAAGAGCGAATTGACACCAATGTTCTCGTAGCTGATACCGAAGTCGTCTAGCTTGTTTTTGACAAAGGCCACGGTTTCGACAGTTTCCAGCCCAACTTCCGGACAGGAATGCAGATACTGGCGAATGTCTTTCAACTCTGCAAAACAGGCTTCGATTTCAGGCTTCAGGTTCATTTAGATTTCTCCAAGCATTTTGAGCACAACATGGGCAATAGCAGCAGAAGCCACGTAGGTTCCGGTCATAACGAACAAACTAACAACTACAATGCGCCAGCCGGTTCTTTTCAGTGCCGGAAGGTCTTTGCCGATTCCTACACCAGCGTACGCAAGGATAGGAGTGGTAAGTGCTAGAAAGTTGACCTTGGATACCCAGCCAGCAAACAGTGCGTTGCCGGGAACACCCGGCATGGTGATGATCATGCCGAAGGTGATTACGTAGAGTACAGTAGGAAGATTGTAGATAAACTTGTTAGCCAGCACGCCGAGGATGCATATGCTTACGAGTACAGCCATGCCGGGCAGAGCTTCGACGAGGGTGTAGCCATAACCTATCCAGTTACCGAGCAGGGTGATGGCGGCCACAATAACAAGAACGATTGCAGATTCAGTGATCTTATTCATTAGTTAAAACCTCCTGAGTGGTGCCGAACTTGATGCGGTACAGAAATGAATAGAGTCTGTTGGACATAGGCAGGGCGATGAGCATGGACATGTAAACGCCATCCAGTCCGGACAGGGTGTTACTGGCAACGCCGAACGCCTGAATTTTTTCTGCCATTTCCGGATAGATTGCGGAAAGACTCCCCACTGTGGCGGTCATCATGCTGGCGGAACCAACACCGGAAGCCATTGCAAGTGCATAAGGGTGGAACCAGTTCAGGATGCTCAGGAATGATGCAGCCAGACCAAAGAAGATTGTGCCGAAAACTGTACCACAGATGTAGACGCCCATTACGCCGCGTCCTTCAGCAGAATCCAGTCCGTAAATGTCGCCGATAAGGGCTACGTTAGGTTCACGAGCGATGGAGTGAGCAGCGCCAACGGATTCGCGTTTAAGGCCAAGGAACATAGCAATAGGAATACCAATGAAGATGGTACCGATGTTGCCGAATTCCTGTAAAATGAGAGCAGGGCCAGCTTTAAGAATTTCAAAGAACTTTGGTCCTACAAGTGTGCCGTAACGTGCCATAAGTAGCATAAGAGTCAGACTTACAAGAGCACTTGCGTGATTCATATCTTTGTCGCTGACAATTTTCAGGAATTTTGGGCCCAGAAAGACACCGATCATTACAGCATAGAGCATTGGCAGAAGGACAAGCATGCCCGGGCCGATGCTAAATTTCAGAATACCCACGGCCTCGGAGACGGCCACCAGCGCGAGAACGAGCAAGTGTACCTTTACGTTCTTGATTGCGTTTAACATGGTATGTTTCCTACAGTTTGAAATAAGTTGATCTTAATTGTCATCAGTGCGTATTGCACTCCTCGTAAGGAAGCAGGTGCGGTAATGCCCTGATGCAGCTCTCCTGAACAAAATTTCGTCAGAACCTCTTTCCCGTTTCGAATCAGAACACCCTCCTTTTTTGTTCGAAGGCAGCAGTATTTTTGACTATTAGGACATGTCCCAAATATGTCCGTAATTGTCCGCAAAAAATACCAACCCCTTAAATAGTAATTTTTACTAAATTTTTTGGTCTGCCGGACTGGTGGGAATTTTCCTTTCCAACCATCGTGGCGTGCCCACTATCTAAAAATTTCTTAAGCACTCTTCGTGCGCTGCGGTCACTGATCCCCAGACATGCGGCAAGGTCTCCAGAGTCGAAAACACTCTTGCCGGTTTTGTCCATAATGGCTTGAACGCGGTCTAC
This sequence is a window from Halodesulfovibrio sp. MK-HDV. Protein-coding genes within it:
- a CDS encoding DUF3100 domain-containing protein, with amino-acid sequence MLNAIKNVKVHLLVLALVAVSEAVGILKFSIGPGMLVLLPMLYAVMIGVFLGPKFLKIVSDKDMNHASALVSLTLMLLMARYGTLVGPKFFEILKAGPALILQEFGNIGTIFIGIPIAMFLGLKRESVGAAHSIAREPNVALIGDIYGLDSAEGRGVMGVYICGTVFGTIFFGLAASFLSILNWFHPYALAMASGVGSASMMTATVGSLSAIYPEMAEKIQAFGVASNTLSGLDGVYMSMLIALPMSNRLYSFLYRIKFGTTQEVLTNE
- a CDS encoding amidohydrolase, translating into MNLKPEIEACFAELKDIRQYLHSCPEVGLETVETVAFVKNKLDDFGISYENIGVNSLLAKVDGSEAGKTIAFRADMDALETTEETGLPYESKVVGRMHACGHDGHTTTMLAFARYLADHRNFKGTVLLLFQSGEEGFGGALKVIEDGLFEKYDIDSMFGLHNWPGYAENQIVIHHGACMASEDRFDLVIRGKSGHASVPHLCVEPFAAVADFIKGAQTIIPRKISAHDKAVISITQVHGGSAYNIIPDEVIVRGNVRTTADDVQDTIEESLGQLAKGIATTYGVEAEFTYNRKHPVLINSTPEPAIKAAARIVGEENVLTNELPAMGSEDYAFYMQKTKGCFAWIGNGKDSAVIHNSKYDFNDDIILVGATFFAEIFEEVMQQV
- a CDS encoding L-serine ammonia-lyase, iron-sulfur-dependent, subunit alpha, with product MDSLQELYKVGNGPSSSHTMGPQKAAKQFMERTPAATRYRVTLLGSLAATGKGHLTDWIIENTLGAKRTEIIWKPNEVRPFHTNGMVFEALNKEDNLEASWEVYSVGGGTIAEADSATRGTKPFYPHTTLTAITEYCREEDIELWQYVERQEGSEIWSFLAELWQTMKDSIERGLKGTGVLPGTLRYPRKASAFFKKARTQTKRLRSTGNTFAYALAVSEENASGGTVVTAPTCGSAGLVPAVLRSLQEDYNLGEQEILHALAVGGLIGNLVKENASISGAEVGCQGEIGTACAMAGAMTAFLFGGTLPQIDYAAEMALEHHLGMTCDPVCGYVQVPCIERNAVSAIRAINAAEYTLFTNGEHHISFDQVVQTMNETGHDLKCGYRETSQAGLAKHWNMKDNSSCC
- the rsgA gene encoding ribosome small subunit-dependent GTPase A; this translates as MNKKSSVENNIDCSMSNLVLLGWNEFFQASYDGLENPSGNPVRVSGVRKNSFLVTNGQEEWLTTISGRLLYQNQGLFPAVGDWVLVNDLVITEVLPREKTLSRGASGGRGKHADTAKQQQVIAANLDSVFIVCGLDRDFNLRRIERYITLVFNCGLTPVVVLTKADTHEAPESFMYEVEAVAFGVSVHLLGFQDDSGLNEIKAYFADSSKTAAMIGSSGAGKSTLLNRLAGKDLQRTGAISTAVVKGKHTTTERDLIIFPDGGMIIDNPGIREIAFWDAGDGVSMSFTDIEGLAVRCKFQDCSHTSEPGCNVLAAIATGDVKKERLVSYHKMMRELSYVAERQHKSADRLEKERWKDIAIYAKSLKKNK